In Pseudomonas sp. MYb327, one DNA window encodes the following:
- a CDS encoding aromatic ring-hydroxylating dioxygenase subunit alpha, translated as MYPKNTWYVACTPDEIASKPLGRQICGEKIVFYRGKEGRVAAVENFCPHRGAPLSLGYVENGNLVCGYHGLVMGCDGKTVEMPGQRVRGFPCNKTYAVEERYGFIWVWPGEQDKADPALIHHLEWAVSEEWAYGGGLFHINCDYRLMIDNLMDLTHETYVHASSIGQKEIDEVAPVTTVEGDEVVTARHMENIMAPPFWRMALRGNNLADDVPVDRWQICRFSPPSHVLIEVGVAHAGKGGYDAEPKHKAASIVVDFITPETETSIWYFWGMARNFNPQDEELTASIREGQGKIFSEDLDMLEQQQKNLLANPERNLLKLNIDAGGVQSRRVLERIIARERAPAVELIATAN; from the coding sequence ATGTATCCGAAAAACACCTGGTATGTCGCCTGCACTCCCGACGAGATCGCTTCCAAGCCCCTGGGGCGGCAGATTTGCGGTGAGAAAATCGTCTTCTATCGTGGGAAAGAAGGGCGCGTGGCCGCCGTCGAGAATTTTTGCCCGCATCGCGGCGCGCCCCTTTCACTGGGGTATGTCGAGAACGGCAACCTGGTTTGTGGCTACCACGGCCTGGTTATGGGCTGCGATGGCAAGACCGTCGAAATGCCCGGCCAGCGCGTACGGGGCTTTCCGTGCAACAAGACTTACGCCGTTGAAGAGCGTTACGGTTTCATCTGGGTCTGGCCCGGGGAGCAGGACAAGGCTGACCCTGCACTGATCCATCATCTGGAGTGGGCGGTCAGCGAGGAGTGGGCCTACGGCGGCGGGCTGTTCCACATCAATTGCGACTATCGATTGATGATCGATAACCTGATGGACCTCACCCACGAAACCTACGTGCACGCCTCGAGCATCGGCCAGAAAGAGATCGATGAAGTGGCACCGGTCACCACCGTCGAAGGTGACGAGGTGGTCACCGCGCGGCATATGGAAAACATCATGGCGCCGCCGTTCTGGCGCATGGCCCTGCGTGGCAATAACCTGGCCGATGACGTACCGGTGGACCGCTGGCAGATCTGCCGCTTCAGCCCACCCAGCCACGTGTTGATCGAGGTAGGCGTGGCCCACGCCGGCAAGGGCGGTTATGACGCCGAGCCGAAACACAAGGCCGCGAGTATCGTGGTCGACTTCATCACCCCGGAAACCGAGACGTCGATCTGGTACTTCTGGGGCATGGCGCGCAATTTCAATCCCCAAGACGAAGAACTGACCGCCAGCATCCGCGAGGGCCAGGGCAAGATCTTCAGCGAAGACCTCGACATGCTCGAACAGCAGCAGAAGAACCTGCTGGCCAATCCCGAACGCAACCTGCTCAAGCTCAATATCGATGCCGGTGGTGTGCAATCCAGGCGCGTGCTGGAGCGAATCATCGCCCGTGAGCGCGCGCCGGCTGTCGAGCTGATCGCCACGGCAAACTAG
- a CDS encoding helix-turn-helix transcriptional regulator has protein sequence MDLHEIKSYGERLHFAYTLRGFPKLYALSHRIGVTESALSRWFRSEPISLENFAKLCVELNVNADWLLLGRGEYTISAMHDAPHRKALADTIERMADTDVRNLAKFLVEVITPAP, from the coding sequence ATGGATTTACATGAAATCAAAAGCTACGGCGAGAGACTGCACTTCGCTTACACCCTCCGTGGGTTTCCAAAACTTTACGCGCTATCACACCGAATCGGCGTTACGGAAAGTGCCCTGAGTCGATGGTTCAGATCGGAGCCAATCAGCCTGGAGAACTTTGCCAAGCTATGCGTCGAACTGAATGTGAATGCCGACTGGCTTCTGCTCGGCCGAGGGGAATACACGATTTCCGCGATGCATGACGCGCCGCATCGAAAAGCCCTCGCAGACACAATTGAAAGGATGGCCGACACCGACGTACGCAACCTTGCCAAATTCCTTGTCGAGGTGATCACTCCAGCACCTTGA
- a CDS encoding PLP-dependent aminotransferase family protein, producing MKSPAGLLLSAIELDRASAIPLYRQLYLQIRKQILNGRIQGGVRLPSTRTLSNELGLSRITILNAFDQLIAEGFLASRTGAGTYVGTEWESRGSEDEQPRQPPRLSDLSQSMLSLRSDHFRGVSYADWDPATPTSFLPSHSTYDAFPQAIWRRLMNRYLLKPTKAILGYGELQGLQVFRTAIAEYVFDARGIDCDAGQVVIVSGAQQAFNLLGMLLLNPQDSVWMEDPGHIAARIALQAQGAQVVALRIDDQGIDVQQGLAECPDARLVFCTPSRQHPLGVTLSYARRQALIDWAAQQQSWIIEDDCDSEFRYSGRLLPALYAMDQMARVIYVGTFSKVLFPSLRLGYVILPQALVEPFCTLRAVMDRSPPTLLQATTADFMGEGHFLGHIRRMRALYKARQQALIEQFEKQIGSFFRISPTEAGMHLIAWLPPEFSDTDLARQLAQHNIHTYALSDYRIKHVLPPALLIGFAGTPENQARERVEALAQALRTLGYLPSTT from the coding sequence ATGAAATCCCCCGCAGGTTTGCTGCTGTCGGCTATCGAGCTGGACCGTGCCAGTGCCATTCCCCTTTACCGCCAACTGTATCTGCAGATTCGCAAACAGATACTCAACGGACGAATCCAGGGGGGCGTGCGTCTGCCGTCGACCCGGACCTTGAGCAACGAGTTGGGGTTGTCGCGGATCACCATTCTCAATGCGTTCGATCAGCTCATTGCCGAAGGATTCCTGGCCTCGCGCACGGGCGCCGGTACGTATGTCGGCACGGAGTGGGAAAGCCGGGGTAGCGAGGACGAGCAACCGCGCCAGCCACCGCGCCTGTCTGACCTGAGCCAGTCGATGCTGTCGCTGCGCAGCGATCATTTTCGCGGGGTGTCCTATGCCGACTGGGACCCCGCGACCCCGACGTCCTTTTTGCCCAGCCACAGCACCTATGACGCCTTCCCGCAGGCGATCTGGCGGCGCCTGATGAACCGTTACCTGCTCAAACCCACCAAGGCCATTCTGGGTTATGGCGAGTTGCAGGGCTTGCAGGTGTTTCGCACCGCGATTGCCGAGTACGTCTTCGATGCACGTGGCATCGACTGCGATGCAGGGCAAGTGGTGATCGTTTCCGGCGCGCAGCAGGCGTTCAATCTGTTGGGCATGCTGCTGCTCAATCCGCAGGACAGTGTCTGGATGGAGGACCCGGGGCACATCGCCGCGCGCATTGCGTTGCAGGCTCAGGGGGCGCAGGTGGTTGCGTTGCGTATCGATGATCAGGGGATCGATGTCCAGCAAGGGCTGGCCGAGTGCCCGGATGCCCGCCTGGTGTTTTGCACGCCTTCGCGCCAGCATCCGTTGGGTGTCACCTTGAGTTATGCGCGGCGCCAGGCGCTCATCGACTGGGCGGCGCAGCAGCAAAGCTGGATCATCGAGGACGATTGCGACAGTGAGTTTCGTTACAGTGGCCGCCTCCTCCCGGCGCTGTATGCCATGGATCAGATGGCGCGGGTGATCTACGTCGGCACGTTCAGCAAAGTCCTCTTCCCCTCGCTGAGACTGGGTTATGTGATTCTGCCGCAAGCGCTGGTCGAGCCCTTCTGCACCCTGCGCGCGGTCATGGATCGCAGCCCGCCTACCCTGCTTCAGGCAACAACGGCAGACTTCATGGGCGAAGGCCACTTCCTCGGGCATATCCGCCGCATGCGTGCGCTGTACAAGGCGCGCCAGCAGGCCTTGATCGAACAGTTTGAAAAGCAGATTGGCAGCTTTTTCAGGATCTCCCCGACGGAGGCTGGCATGCACTTAATCGCCTGGCTGCCCCCCGAATTCAGTGACACTGACCTCGCCCGACAACTGGCCCAACACAACATCCACACCTACGCCTTGAGCGACTACCGCATCAAACATGTCCTGCCGCCGGCGCTGTTGATCGGCTTTGCCGGCACGCCTGAAAACCAGGCCAGGGAGCGCGTCGAGGCGCTGGCCCAGGCGTTGCGCACATTGGGATATCTGCCATCGACCACTTGA
- a CDS encoding TIM barrel protein, whose protein sequence is MNNKIQERFNALLSHKVVEHGDVPVLTEALARRLLERLGQLRLFAHAYPLLTNLTHGRVTPADLLDFAYRHELQGLSLHLLDGEENSLSQMSSAQLQAFAAKAKALGLDVHLEISSTLKKDVDQVIAIALVLGVRNIRVYSRYEGTLSRVMDVIETDLHYLAQQADAHDLNFDFEQHEELKSGEIAQLLNRLNHPRLHALFDFGNMINACEQPLQALRNLAPHIRQTHMKGVRIVPEQNGFGHYGVLQGSDEDDLPSARMLFELLMLGESSPQVIAFILEQENHYVAPAFRQSLEAADPFIAYREMSDTPLPNGYSLEQMLADEHRWANNQVAYVRSLLAEFRTLAELTLANPSNA, encoded by the coding sequence ATGAACAATAAGATCCAGGAACGATTCAACGCCTTGCTGAGCCACAAAGTGGTCGAACACGGGGATGTTCCCGTGCTGACGGAGGCACTGGCCCGGCGGCTGCTTGAGCGTCTCGGGCAATTGCGCCTGTTTGCCCACGCCTACCCGCTACTGACCAACCTCACCCACGGTCGTGTCACCCCGGCCGACCTGCTGGACTTCGCCTATCGCCACGAACTGCAAGGCCTGAGCCTGCACTTGCTCGACGGCGAAGAAAACAGCCTCAGCCAGATGTCATCCGCGCAGCTCCAGGCGTTTGCCGCCAAGGCCAAAGCGCTGGGGCTGGATGTGCACCTGGAAATCAGCAGCACGCTGAAAAAGGATGTCGATCAGGTGATCGCCATCGCCCTCGTCCTGGGCGTGCGCAACATCCGTGTTTACTCCCGTTACGAGGGCACGCTGTCGCGGGTCATGGACGTGATCGAGACCGACCTGCATTACCTTGCGCAACAGGCCGACGCACACGATCTGAATTTCGATTTCGAGCAGCATGAAGAACTCAAGAGCGGGGAAATTGCGCAACTGCTCAACCGCCTCAACCACCCTCGCCTGCATGCCCTGTTCGACTTCGGCAACATGATCAACGCCTGCGAACAGCCCCTGCAGGCCCTGCGCAACCTGGCACCGCACATCCGCCAGACGCACATGAAAGGTGTGCGCATCGTCCCCGAGCAAAACGGTTTCGGCCATTACGGCGTATTGCAAGGCAGCGACGAGGACGATTTACCCAGCGCTCGCATGCTGTTCGAGCTGTTGATGCTGGGCGAATCAAGTCCGCAAGTGATCGCGTTCATTCTCGAACAGGAAAACCACTACGTTGCCCCGGCCTTCCGCCAGAGCCTTGAGGCTGCTGACCCCTTCATTGCTTACCGGGAGATGAGCGACACGCCGCTTCCGAACGGCTACTCGCTGGAACAAATGCTGGCCGATGAACACCGCTGGGCGAACAACCAGGTCGCCTATGTCCGCAGCCTGCTGGCCGAGTTTCGCACCTTGGCGGAACTGACCCTGGCCAACCCTTCCAACGCCTGA